The DNA segment TCGGAGGGGAGCTCGATGCGTAGGTACTCTGTGTTCCTGCTGCTATTGCTCGGACTTCTGGTGTTGTTGCCGGCCACTACCATGGCCGCCGATCCCAGTGGTGCCGGGAATCCCATCGATCTCGAAGGGGCTATGAACTCGATCGACTACGTGTGGGTACTGGTCTGCGCCTTCCTGGTGTTCTTCATGCAGGCCGGTTTCGCCATGGTGGAAGTCGGTATGGTCCGCGTTAAGAACGTGGCCAACGTCCTGATGAAGAACTTCATGGACTTCACCATAGGGACCATCGCCTTCCTGATAATAGGCTACTCCCTGCTTATGGGGAGCGATGTCGGAGGAATATTCGGAGATCCATCATCGAACTTCATGCTGTTCGGGGAATCCTATGACGCAGGCAACATGCTGCTGTGGTTCTTCATGCTGGTCTTCGCCGCCACCTCGGTGACCATCGTCTCGGGTGCGATAGCGGAGAGGCCAAAGTTCAAGACATACCTCATATACAGCGCCGTAGTCACCGCTGTGATTTACCCTATCTACGGTCACTGGATATGGGGCGGCGGTTGGTTGGCGGCGTCGGACTTCATGGTGAACCTGGGTGGCGGCTACGGCGCTCTCGACTTCGCCGGTTCAGGCGTGGTGCACGCGCTCGGCGGACTATTGGCCCTGGCCGCTTGTATCGTCATCGGGCCCCGCATTGGCAAGTACACCAAGGAAGGGAAGCCCCTACCGATCCCTGGTCACAACATGACCATGGTGATGCTGGGCGGGTTCATCCTTTGGTTCGGCTGGTTCGGCTTCAACGCCGGCAGCACCCTATCCGGGAACCAGCTGATCATCGCTAAGATATGCGTCACTACGGTCATCGCCGGTGCGGTGGGCGCTGTGACCGCGGTGCTCTTGTCCTGGAAGAGGGCCGGTACGCCCGATCTGGGCCTGGCGGTCAACGGTATGCTAGGCGGCCTGGTCGGCATCACTGCCGGTTGCGCCTGGGTGGAACCGTGGGCAGCGATGGTCATCGGCGCCGTTTCGGGTATCGTCGTCTGTTACGGCGTATGGTTCCTGGAGAAGAAAGGGGTCGACGATGTCGTGGGCGCCATCAGCGTGCACGGCTTCAACGGCCTGTGGGGCCTTATCGCCCTGGGCCTGTTCGCCGACGGTACCTTCGGTGTATACACCGTGGATGGCCCGCTGGTAACTGGCCTGTTATACGGCAACGCCGGTTTCTTCGCCGCGCAGATGATCAACGTGGTCGTCCTTGCCATATACGCTCTCGGTACTGGCTTCGCCCTGTTCTATGGGCTGAAGAAGACCGTGGGCATTCGGGTCAGTCCGGAGGAGGAGCTGCAGGGGCTGGACATCAGCGAGCACAACGTCTCCGCATATCCGGAGATGGTGACCAAGGAAGTAGCTATGACCCAGGAGGCGATCAAATGAAAATGATACAGGCGATCATCCGGCACGAGAAGCTGGGAGACGTCAAGAGCGCCCTCACCGAGATAGGTGTGGTCGGCCTTAACGTAACCGAGATCCAGGGCCGGGGAGTGCAGAAAGGACAGACCCGGCAATGGAGGGGGGCGGTCTACGATGTGGACCTGCTGCCCAAGATCAAGCTGGAAGTGGTGGTCGATGTAGAGATCGCGGATCTCACCGTGGACACCATCCAGAAGTCCGCCTTCACCGGCGACATAGGCGACGGGAAGATCTTCGTCTGGAACGTTGAAGAGGTGGTCCGGGTGCGTACCAATGAGAGGGGCAAGATAGCCATATGAGCTGACGATGAATTGTGATCTCAACTCCGAGGGGAGGAGTGTTTTCTCCCCTCAAACCTTTTTTTATTTTTACGAACAAGTGTTTATATCTTAGAGGGTGGGAATAAAGCGATCGATGCCGTTTCCCCGAATCAACCTCCACACCCATACGCTCTATTCCGACGGCGATTTCACTGTGGAGGAGGTAGTGCGATCGGCCTATGAGGGCGGACTCACGCACGTGGCCATCACCGACCATTTCGAGACCTGCAAGATCATCAACCCCCTGCTGCGCATGGACTTTGACGTCTACTTGCGTAATATCCGGCAAGCGAGAGAGAAATATGCTGGCAAGATCGAAGTGTTGGCTGGAGTGGAGATCGACACCAACCCGGAGAGGTGCGAGCTGTACGACCTGCCATTCGATAAGCTGAACCAGCTGGACCTTCTGCTGTTCGAGTACGTCGAAGATCATTTGCAGGGAGGAATACCGCTGAACGAACTTCACCACCTGGCTGGGAACCTGAACATTCCCTTCGGCCTCTGCCATTGGGACATGGACCGCATCTTCCCTCAAAGAGACCCGGAGTGGTTGGCCGAGAGGTTGGCGGAATTGGGCGCTTTCATCGAAGTGCCGACCTCGCAGCACTACGCCCGCCAAGGGCGCTACCTCTTCGAGCACTCGGAACGCTTCTACAGAGCTTTCGATGGCAAGGTCAAGGTCTCCATTGGCACCGACATGCATCACTCCCTGGGTGAAGTAAACAACATCGTCCGCGGCCTGCGTTTCCTGAGAGACAATCGATTATGCGGGCAGATGCTCTTCAATGACCTATGATCGGTTCAAAAGAAGGGGATTTAAAAGGGGTTTTCAGTACTGGCCCATCTTATTCGCCATCTGTCGCAGGCGCTTGACCCTCTCGGCCATGGGCGGGTGGGTCGCGAAGATGGTCGCCAACCCCTTTGCACTGAACGGATTGACGATCCAAAGGCTGGATGAAGCGGGGTTGCCGAACTTCAGCGGGTTGCGCTTGTTGGCCGTTTCCAACTTCTCCAGCGCGCTTGCCAGGTACAGGGGTTTACCGATGAGCTTGGCGCCCTCGTAATCGGCCTTGTACTCCCGACTGCGGGAGATGGCCAGTTGTACGATCATTGCGGCTATGGGCGCGGTGATCATGACCAGCAGGGCGATGATCAATCCTCCCTCGTTACGGCGGCCTCCACCGAACAGCACCCCATAGAAGGCGAATCGGGAGGCGAAGGATATGGCTCCGGCAATGGTAGCGGCCACGCTCATGACCAGTATGTCCCGGTTCTTCACATGGGCCATCTCGTGCGCCAGGACGCCTAGCAGCTCGTCGTCGTCCAGCATGCGCATTATGCCCTCGGTGGCGCAGACCACGGCGTTCTTCGGGTTCCGTCCAGTGGCGAAGGCGTTAGGTGTTGACGTTGGCACTATGCCTATCTTGGGCATCGGGAGCCCGTTCATTGAGGATATTTGGCGCACCATGCGGAAAAGCCGCGGCGACTCTACTTCGTTGACGATCCTGACCTTGTAGGACCAGAGGACGATCTTGCCGGAGTAGAAATATGATATCAGATTGATCAGACCGGCGAGTACCAGGAACACGACGGTACCCACCACCCAATTGCCGATGAAGAACGAGCCCACCAGCCAACCGACGGCTATGAACAGGCCGAACATGAAGACGAAGAGCCCCATGGTTCTGATGGTAGCACCCATTTTACTTTTCACCTATCGCGAATCATGATGGCGGCCGTATTTAAAATTTGTTGATTGTTCTATAAAAGCGTATCTTAGAAAATCGATAGCCAGCTCATTTATCAACGGTCGCGCAATCATTATTAGTTCAGAGGCTTTCCCCATGGTCGATATACATGAAAACGGTGGTCACTGGTGCGGCGGGGTTCATCGGCAGTACTCTAACCGATCTTCTCCTCAGTGAGGGGCATGAAGTGGTCGCGGTGGACAATTTTGACGATTATTATTCGGGCAAGATGCGCTTCCTCAGCAGGCACCTGGGCAACGACGCCTTCCGCCTGAAGGAGGTGGACATCCTAGACATCGATGCCTTGCGCCAGACCTTCGAGGATGCTGAGGTGGTCTTCCACTTAGCGGCTCAGGCCGGGGTCCGTATCTCCGTGAAGGACCCGCTGAGGTCGCACCACGCAAATACCACTGGCACATTGAACGTCCTCTTGGCCGCCCGGGACGAGGGCGTTCGCCGCGTGGTGAGCTCCTCCTCGTCCTCCGTCTACGGCAACGCCGTTCGCCTACCAGCAGGTGAGGGCGATCCCACCGTCCCGATCTCGCCTTATGCCGCCAGCAAGCTTGCGGCGGAATATTATTGCTCGTTGTTCTATAAATTATATGGCCTGGAGAGCGTCTCTCTGCGCTACTTCACCGTCTATGGACCGAGGCAGCGACCGGACATGGCCATAAGGATATTCACCGATCGGGCGCTGGACGGAAAGCGTCCCCAGATCTTCGGGGACGGAGAGCAGACCCGGGACTTCACCTTCGTCACGGATGTGGTCGATGCCATACGCCGGTGCGCCGACTGCCCCGACCCGAAGGGGGAGCCGTTGAACGTATGCAGTGGCTCCACCATCAGCGTCAACCAGGTTGTGCGGTCGATACTGAAGGCCGTGGGCCGTGAGGACCTCCAACCGGAACACCTCCCCCCGCAGCCAGGCGATGTCGATCATACCTGGGGTGACAATACGAAGGCGAAGAGATTGCTGGGATGGGAGCCAAAAGTGATGATCGACGAGGGCCTGCGCCGGTTCGTCGATTGGTATAAAAATGAGGGAAAGGTCTAGAGCGCCACGTAGACCACGCTGCGGCCCTTCTGCTCCGCCCGGATGACGCCTTTCTCCACCAGCTCCAACAGCCGTTGGGAGAGCTCTTCCTCCTCCATCGGGACAGCTTTGGAAAGCTCATGGAAAGTGCGGCCCTCCTTCAACTGCTCCATCAGGTTCTGGCGGGCGCGCTCGGCCATAAGTTTCTCCTCGGTGGCCTGGACCTCCTCCTGCCTCTCGGCCACGATGGAGTCCACATAGGCGCCGACCTTCTCCTGGACGACGGCCCTGAGCTTGGCCGTGTCCTCCTCCAACAGACCGCTGAGCTCCAGCGGC comes from the Methanomassiliicoccales archaeon genome and includes:
- a CDS encoding GDP-mannose 4,6-dehydratase, giving the protein MKTVVTGAAGFIGSTLTDLLLSEGHEVVAVDNFDDYYSGKMRFLSRHLGNDAFRLKEVDILDIDALRQTFEDAEVVFHLAAQAGVRISVKDPLRSHHANTTGTLNVLLAARDEGVRRVVSSSSSSVYGNAVRLPAGEGDPTVPISPYAASKLAAEYYCSLFYKLYGLESVSLRYFTVYGPRQRPDMAIRIFTDRALDGKRPQIFGDGEQTRDFTFVTDVVDAIRRCADCPDPKGEPLNVCSGSTISVNQVVRSILKAVGREDLQPEHLPPQPGDVDHTWGDNTKAKRLLGWEPKVMIDEGLRRFVDWYKNEGKV
- a CDS encoding P-II family nitrogen regulator; the protein is MKMIQAIIRHEKLGDVKSALTEIGVVGLNVTEIQGRGVQKGQTRQWRGAVYDVDLLPKIKLEVVVDVEIADLTVDTIQKSAFTGDIGDGKIFVWNVEEVVRVRTNERGKIAI
- a CDS encoding ammonium transporter, which encodes MRRYSVFLLLLLGLLVLLPATTMAADPSGAGNPIDLEGAMNSIDYVWVLVCAFLVFFMQAGFAMVEVGMVRVKNVANVLMKNFMDFTIGTIAFLIIGYSLLMGSDVGGIFGDPSSNFMLFGESYDAGNMLLWFFMLVFAATSVTIVSGAIAERPKFKTYLIYSAVVTAVIYPIYGHWIWGGGWLAASDFMVNLGGGYGALDFAGSGVVHALGGLLALAACIVIGPRIGKYTKEGKPLPIPGHNMTMVMLGGFILWFGWFGFNAGSTLSGNQLIIAKICVTTVIAGAVGAVTAVLLSWKRAGTPDLGLAVNGMLGGLVGITAGCAWVEPWAAMVIGAVSGIVVCYGVWFLEKKGVDDVVGAISVHGFNGLWGLIALGLFADGTFGVYTVDGPLVTGLLYGNAGFFAAQMINVVVLAIYALGTGFALFYGLKKTVGIRVSPEEELQGLDISEHNVSAYPEMVTKEVAMTQEAIK
- a CDS encoding zinc metalloprotease HtpX, yielding MGATIRTMGLFVFMFGLFIAVGWLVGSFFIGNWVVGTVVFLVLAGLINLISYFYSGKIVLWSYKVRIVNEVESPRLFRMVRQISSMNGLPMPKIGIVPTSTPNAFATGRNPKNAVVCATEGIMRMLDDDELLGVLAHEMAHVKNRDILVMSVAATIAGAISFASRFAFYGVLFGGGRRNEGGLIIALLVMITAPIAAMIVQLAISRSREYKADYEGAKLIGKPLYLASALEKLETANKRNPLKFGNPASSSLWIVNPFSAKGLATIFATHPPMAERVKRLRQMANKMGQY
- a CDS encoding PHP domain-containing protein → MPFPRINLHTHTLYSDGDFTVEEVVRSAYEGGLTHVAITDHFETCKIINPLLRMDFDVYLRNIRQAREKYAGKIEVLAGVEIDTNPERCELYDLPFDKLNQLDLLLFEYVEDHLQGGIPLNELHHLAGNLNIPFGLCHWDMDRIFPQRDPEWLAERLAELGAFIEVPTSQHYARQGRYLFEHSERFYRAFDGKVKVSIGTDMHHSLGEVNNIVRGLRFLRDNRLCGQMLFNDL